One Triticum dicoccoides isolate Atlit2015 ecotype Zavitan chromosome 3B, WEW_v2.0, whole genome shotgun sequence genomic window, AGCTATGCTTCCTCCCCGCCATCTGCGTGGGAGGGCAGGTCCAAGCGGTAGCCTTTCCGCCTCGTCCTTGCTGCACACGTGTCCACCAACGACTGGCACGCTATGAGCAGGGCGCCCCGCTGCACCAGCGTCACATGTCCTGCTCTCTACCCACCATGTACCTACTCACTGACAAGATTCTCTCGCGCTTGTGTGTCCCGTTGTCATTGCGAGTGGGTCCGAAAACTCCGAGTCAGATGGGTTTACTCCCGAGCGACGAGTTCCGGGTCCACCGGGTCTATGCACGCGCAGGGGCAAGACCCGGAGAGAGCACGGGCAGTGCACCAGCACCGGGTTCATCCACTCCACACCGCCCTCGCTTTCCCCGCCGCTGGGCAACCCAGCCCAGactgaaaaccccagctcccccgcCGCTGGGCAACCCAGCCCAGGCTGAAAACCCCAGCCCCCCGCGCCGCACCGGCACCGCACCGCAGGATTTCTCCGGCGTCGCCCACCTCCACCCCGCGAGCACGAGCGAGGCCGGCGGGACTGGGccatggcggcggctccgttcgtctACTGCGCCCCCTCCGGCGACGGCGGCACCGGTACGTCCCCCCTACCCCCTCTGGTTTGCTACCGCGATCATCCCTTCTCTCTGCCTCGCTCTGTGGCTGCATTCCTGACCGGGATCATACGTGCGCGCGTGTGTGCAGATGAGAACGCTCTCCTCATGGCGGCGCTCCACGGCAACCTCGGCCGCCTCAAAGGTAGCACTTTCTCCTCCTCTCCGCCTCAATCCTGTGCATTTTCCTCATTTCCGTTCTAGCCTAGTCATGCCATGCGTGTGCTGTGTCTGTGGGGTTGGAGGTTGTTTGGGCATGCTGCATTGCTGAGGCGCCTAACCATCCACCACCGCTTGTTCGGAAAATAGTATGCTTATCAGATTCTATTTTCTGTGTTGCTACGGGTGTCTTGATTTGTCAGATGCTATGTATTGCTTGTTTTATTGCATTCACCATTTAGAAACATCAGCGTTGGATTAGTAGCGATGATCAAGCAATTTTATTATCTAGTAATTACAAGACTTCATACTTAGTCTCCCTCCTGAAATCCGGACGAGCATTCCGGTTAAAACAAAATTCAGACGAGCAGTGTTTTTATCTTAACAAATCAGGGTGTAAATCTTGCATCTTTTGATGATGGGACACGATTCTGTTTACAACCAAATTTGCAGTATAGTCAAGTACTCTAGATTGATATGCCGACAAGAGTTTCACTGCATAATTGTGTCCATGAATGCATTAAATCGGTTCCTTTGGAATCTGAGGTTCTTATGCATTGCATACATGTTTCCTTTTCTCTTTCGGTTTTCGATTTTGTTGATATGGCTGTCTATTTATGTAATGTGATATTGTTTCTGTGAGGAAAGATATTGTAAACAGTCTTACTCGGGGGAATGGTGGCCCATCGGCGATTTTTTCTTTCAACAAAGATGGAGTTGGTGCGTTGCATGGTGCGGCATGCGGAGGCCATCTGGAGGTTTGCAAGTATTTGGTGGAGGAGCTTGGGGGAGATGTGAATGCTCCTGGAATTGGAAGCGTAGCTCTAGGTCTTTCTCTATTTCTTTCCCCATTTTCTAAATCGATGTCTGCCACGCCAATGTTTTCTAGTAGGCGATCGAGATTGTGTTGATATGTGCTTTTCTTACAGGTGCAACTCCGTTTATGATGTCAGCTCAGTCTGGTGATGTTCCCACTGTCAAGTATTTCCTTGATCATGGTGGTGATCTAATGAAAGCAGATGACAAGGGACGCACAATTCTCCACCATGCTGTCTCGGCAGGTTCTCCCCTTGATACGCGCATACATACGTGATGTTATTTACTCTACTACACTTGGTTTGTTCATTGTTATGGCAAAACATGACTTACGGAATCATCTCGTTCACTACAGGATGCTGCAAGGTAACAGAGTTCCTCCTTTCAAAAGGGGTGCCAGTCGACATAGACTGTGGCCGTGGACCACCACTCTTCATGGCTGCTACAAATGAGCAGGATAAGACGCTGAAGATTTTATTGGACCACCACGCAAATGTATATAGCCTCCTCTATTTCCTATTTCTGTTGATTCAGAGTTAATTTGGACAGATGATTGTTAGCTTGCCAACTAGTTAGATGACGTGGGCAAATATGTCTTGTCCTGGGGGTGTTTTGGTTGCTTGGAGTAAAACATACTTAGATACTGCAAATATGTTTCTAGGTTTATGAAATTCAGTAGAGATCTTGAAGTGTGATTGATTGATGGAGCAACCCATTTCAATCCTCGAACCAAACAAGCTTGTTAGATCAGGATTAGGATTGGATTGTTGACTTACATTTTATCCCTCGAAAAACCACCAAACACACCAGTAAATTATATGATGACATGCTTTTTTATTAGGAACTCTTGACTTTATCATGCCACCTGTTTTTCTTAATACAAAACACAATACTCTGCTTTCAGCCTAACATCATTATCAGCGGTGCTACTACTCCCCTGCTGAGTGCTCTTATTTACCGTTCATTGAAGTGCATGAAGCTACTCATTAAGGTGAGTATTCTCTTGATTATTAATCATAGCTATGTGTTGATTTTCTCTACTCTACCTTTATGTCATCGCTGCCATGCTTATATGCTGATGTGCATTGAGATAACACTGAACATTCTATTGCATAATCCTCTTTACAGGCTGGTGCCGATGTTAATTGCAAAGCTTCCACTATGACACTTTTGGTGTTTGCTACACTGCAAGGAGGTTATACCAACTTCATTAAGTTTCTGTTGAAGGCTGGAGCTGATCCTAATATTCCCAATGATGTATGTTTCGTATATTTTCTGTATATTTTGCTGTCCTAGTATGCAGAATTTCACTATATACTATCAAATCTTCTGGTGATGCTATTATTCAAAGAAGCCATTTAGCAGTGAGTTTAGGTTGCTTTGTGCCGTTGACTAGGTGGGAAATTGA contains:
- the LOC119275259 gene encoding ankyrin-3-like isoform X1 — translated: MAAAPFVYCAPSGDGGTDENALLMAALHGNLGRLKDIVNSLTRGNGGPSAIFSFNKDGVGALHGAACGGHLEVCKYLVEELGGDVNAPGIGSVALGATPFMMSAQSGDVPTVKYFLDHGGDLMKADDKGRTILHHAVSAGCCKVTEFLLSKGVPVDIDCGRGPPLFMAATNEQDKTLKILLDHHANPNIIISGATTPLLSALIYRSLKCMKLLIKAGADVNCKASTMTLLVFATLQGGYTNFIKFLLKAGADPNIPNDLGRLPIELAALRDCKEEVEMLLPFTTPIPTVPDWSIEGVISHVKNEDKKPMEQRHRERRQRLLKSQADTAFKLKEYKMASECYGLAIDHGESATLYANRSVCKLLMGDGEGALSDALRCRMLRPDWAKACYRQAAAHMLLKEYKQACDALLDAQNLDPGNAEIEHELRKARELMKNPPAEGER
- the LOC119275259 gene encoding ankyrin repeat and SOCS box protein 2-like isoform X2; the protein is MAAAPFVYCAPSGDGGTDENALLMAALHGNLGRLKDIVNSLTRGNGGPSAIFSFNKDGVGALHGAACGGHLEVCKYLVEELGGDVNAPGIGSVALGATPFMMSAQSGDVPTVKYFLDHGGDLMKADDKGRTILHHAVSAGCCKVTEFLLSKGVPVDIDCGRGPPLFMAATNEQDKTLKILLDHHANPNIIISGATTPLLSALIYRSLKCMKLLIKAGADVNCKASTMTLLVFATLQGGYTNFIKFLLKAGADPNIPNDLGRLPIELAALRDCKEEVEMLLPFTTPIPTVPDWSIEGEQRHRERRQRLLKSQADTAFKLKEYKMASECYGLAIDHGESATLYANRSVCKLLMGDGEGALSDALRCRMLRPDWAKACYRQAAAHMLLKEYKQACDALLDAQNLDPGNAEIEHELRKARELMKNPPAEGER